In Cherax quadricarinatus isolate ZL_2023a chromosome 28, ASM3850222v1, whole genome shotgun sequence, a single window of DNA contains:
- the Ppcs gene encoding uncharacterized protein Ppcs isoform X3 produces the protein MDEWEQYFAENPAPRGYDISCAQLEAFCQVHVNRNPIALVTSGGTTVPFERNTVRFVDNFSAGTRGAASTEYFLSHGYAVIFLHRDKSVTPFLRHLDPRFLLDALQEVPGGLLQLSSIHSAQVHPIWQDYQRVKSESRILWLTFTTLSDYLWLLRATTQCLQQRAPKALLYLAAAVSDFYIPQDKMAEHKIQSASGPLTVTLHLVPKMLSPLVSVWGPELFVVSFKLETDEKKLIEKATESLRKYKHDLVIGNLLQTRREEVTFVTEKESSLLRLMEHQKAEKTEIEKLIVEEVVSRHKNFIKY, from the exons ATGGATGAGTGGGAGCAGTATTTTGCTGAGAACCCAGCACCTCGTGGATACGACATCAGTTGTGCTCAGCTAGAAGCCTTCTGTCAGGTGCATGTAAACAGGAACCCAATTGCACTTGTAACATCTGGAGGAACAACTGTCCCCTTTGAGAGGAACACAGTCAG GTTTGTAGACAATTTCAGTGCTGGAACTCGGGGAGCAGCATCTACTGAGTATTTTTTATCACATGGCTATGCTGTTATCTTCCTTCATCGTGACAAGTCAGTTACACCATTCCTTCGCCATCTTGATCCCCGGTTTCTCTTAGATGCTCTCCAAGAAGTGCCTGGTGGGCTCTTACAGTTGTCATCAATACACTCTGCACAG GTTCACCCAATATGGCAAGACTATCAGCGTGTCAAGTCAGAGAGCCGAATTCTCTGGTTGACCTTCACAACACTCTCTGACTACCTGTGGCTACTGCGTGCAACCACTCAATGTTTACAACAGCGAGCCCCTAAGGCTCTTCTGTATCTAGCTGCAGCAGTCTCAGATTTCTACATTCCACAAG ATAAAATGGCTGAACACAAAATTCAGTCTGCGTCGGGTCCACTTACAGTTACTCTCCATCTAGTCCCTAAGATGTTAAGTCCACTTGTTTCAGTGTGGGGGCCAGAACTCTTTGTTGTGTCTTTCAAATTAGAAACTGATGAAAAAAAGCTCATTGAAAAGGCAACAGAATCACTTAGAAAATACAAACATGATCTGGTAATTGGCAACTTGCTGCAAACTCGTCGGGAAGAAGTGACATTTGTGACGGAAAAAGAGAGTAGTCTCCTAAGGTTGATGGAGCACCAGAAAGCTGAAAAAACTGAAATAGAGAAATTAATTGTAGAGGAAGTGGTTAGCAGGCATAAAAACTTCATTAAGTACTAA
- the Ppcs gene encoding uncharacterized protein Ppcs isoform X2, producing the protein MLGATSKLSISRSMDEWEQYFAENPAPRGYDISCAQLEAFCQVHVNRNPIALVTSGGTTVPFERNTVRFVDNFSAGTRGAASTEYFLSHGYAVIFLHRDKSVTPFLRHLDPRFLLDALQEVPGGLLQLSSIHSAQVHPIWQDYQRVKSESRILWLTFTTLSDYLWLLRATTQCLQQRAPKALLYLAAAVSDFYIPQDKMAEHKIQSASGPLTVTLHLVPKMLSPLVSVWGPELFVVSFKLETDEKKLIEKATESLRKYKHDLVIGNLLQTRREEVTFVTEKESSLLRLMEHQKAEKTEIEKLIVEEVVSRHKNFIKY; encoded by the exons ATGTTAGGAGCCACGTCCAAACTCAG TATATCAAGAAGTATGGATGAGTGGGAGCAGTATTTTGCTGAGAACCCAGCACCTCGTGGATACGACATCAGTTGTGCTCAGCTAGAAGCCTTCTGTCAGGTGCATGTAAACAGGAACCCAATTGCACTTGTAACATCTGGAGGAACAACTGTCCCCTTTGAGAGGAACACAGTCAG GTTTGTAGACAATTTCAGTGCTGGAACTCGGGGAGCAGCATCTACTGAGTATTTTTTATCACATGGCTATGCTGTTATCTTCCTTCATCGTGACAAGTCAGTTACACCATTCCTTCGCCATCTTGATCCCCGGTTTCTCTTAGATGCTCTCCAAGAAGTGCCTGGTGGGCTCTTACAGTTGTCATCAATACACTCTGCACAG GTTCACCCAATATGGCAAGACTATCAGCGTGTCAAGTCAGAGAGCCGAATTCTCTGGTTGACCTTCACAACACTCTCTGACTACCTGTGGCTACTGCGTGCAACCACTCAATGTTTACAACAGCGAGCCCCTAAGGCTCTTCTGTATCTAGCTGCAGCAGTCTCAGATTTCTACATTCCACAAG ATAAAATGGCTGAACACAAAATTCAGTCTGCGTCGGGTCCACTTACAGTTACTCTCCATCTAGTCCCTAAGATGTTAAGTCCACTTGTTTCAGTGTGGGGGCCAGAACTCTTTGTTGTGTCTTTCAAATTAGAAACTGATGAAAAAAAGCTCATTGAAAAGGCAACAGAATCACTTAGAAAATACAAACATGATCTGGTAATTGGCAACTTGCTGCAAACTCGTCGGGAAGAAGTGACATTTGTGACGGAAAAAGAGAGTAGTCTCCTAAGGTTGATGGAGCACCAGAAAGCTGAAAAAACTGAAATAGAGAAATTAATTGTAGAGGAAGTGGTTAGCAGGCATAAAAACTTCATTAAGTACTAA
- the Ppcs gene encoding uncharacterized protein Ppcs isoform X1: protein MMLGATSKLSISRSMDEWEQYFAENPAPRGYDISCAQLEAFCQVHVNRNPIALVTSGGTTVPFERNTVRFVDNFSAGTRGAASTEYFLSHGYAVIFLHRDKSVTPFLRHLDPRFLLDALQEVPGGLLQLSSIHSAQVHPIWQDYQRVKSESRILWLTFTTLSDYLWLLRATTQCLQQRAPKALLYLAAAVSDFYIPQDKMAEHKIQSASGPLTVTLHLVPKMLSPLVSVWGPELFVVSFKLETDEKKLIEKATESLRKYKHDLVIGNLLQTRREEVTFVTEKESSLLRLMEHQKAEKTEIEKLIVEEVVSRHKNFIKY from the exons AT GATGTTAGGAGCCACGTCCAAACTCAG TATATCAAGAAGTATGGATGAGTGGGAGCAGTATTTTGCTGAGAACCCAGCACCTCGTGGATACGACATCAGTTGTGCTCAGCTAGAAGCCTTCTGTCAGGTGCATGTAAACAGGAACCCAATTGCACTTGTAACATCTGGAGGAACAACTGTCCCCTTTGAGAGGAACACAGTCAG GTTTGTAGACAATTTCAGTGCTGGAACTCGGGGAGCAGCATCTACTGAGTATTTTTTATCACATGGCTATGCTGTTATCTTCCTTCATCGTGACAAGTCAGTTACACCATTCCTTCGCCATCTTGATCCCCGGTTTCTCTTAGATGCTCTCCAAGAAGTGCCTGGTGGGCTCTTACAGTTGTCATCAATACACTCTGCACAG GTTCACCCAATATGGCAAGACTATCAGCGTGTCAAGTCAGAGAGCCGAATTCTCTGGTTGACCTTCACAACACTCTCTGACTACCTGTGGCTACTGCGTGCAACCACTCAATGTTTACAACAGCGAGCCCCTAAGGCTCTTCTGTATCTAGCTGCAGCAGTCTCAGATTTCTACATTCCACAAG ATAAAATGGCTGAACACAAAATTCAGTCTGCGTCGGGTCCACTTACAGTTACTCTCCATCTAGTCCCTAAGATGTTAAGTCCACTTGTTTCAGTGTGGGGGCCAGAACTCTTTGTTGTGTCTTTCAAATTAGAAACTGATGAAAAAAAGCTCATTGAAAAGGCAACAGAATCACTTAGAAAATACAAACATGATCTGGTAATTGGCAACTTGCTGCAAACTCGTCGGGAAGAAGTGACATTTGTGACGGAAAAAGAGAGTAGTCTCCTAAGGTTGATGGAGCACCAGAAAGCTGAAAAAACTGAAATAGAGAAATTAATTGTAGAGGAAGTGGTTAGCAGGCATAAAAACTTCATTAAGTACTAA